One segment of Pempheris klunzingeri isolate RE-2024b chromosome 20, fPemKlu1.hap1, whole genome shotgun sequence DNA contains the following:
- the cenpt gene encoding FK506-binding protein 5 yields the protein MDPTEDLSARVLLKHILSTEPPRTPITRSAFLQQSTSAIRRSSRLSNKDAGAQTPQNILRRSMKHKIRESITRTSLPATKRRTASIVLRKTNTPAPSSVLFDDGDTPRHILMNILRTEPARSPVVHEKSASEETQPPSANSSITCKRTSIELSGLDLPDITIGNAVSTARGLSRKRPRRSLNVTAFEKRLKDGNDLEEENEESLGDHSSLSLSSSTSLSLKTPFVDVRTERRGLQRRVSNRRKITEDEFGAAVNKRQMGGASSFALVEKGLSETTYSEGFTLNLSKLSEPDITTDIVHCNTALYAQSDALTSNLSIVATQDKPTVMASQLQRHMLEMEQEEQMETEPEKEKSLYLFPTEEEVVAERPNEECFSQLEDDVDEAESQKEEGKTTPDGQPEDAAAVLTSEEEEGAAQTQTSVKDDTAESEEVENKVEAEAGVEGAADSQTEEDAATGSQSEEEEVAAYSQTKEEEEEEEEEEEEEEVVGEEEEEEEEGGVDSQSEEDVAVISQSDKEEVAPDSQTEEEDDPVESQTQDEGAVNSQSEEEEGVTEYQSNQEVPAASSQSEEEGGLTDSQAEDEHDGELASKQLERDLEQIGRRAHRSEGRLIMPVTGAEGDFTDPAEAGWSDGRSKANSAIDLHSSLGMGSHETGQPHTGTPDLAESSNQEHTEASRTETEPDADKENSFHLPEVTHDTEDSGHLSDDPSEDAAAQDPAAQEEEEEEEEEWEDDEDGEETEEVPSKTPEFVREKIKLFPTDLLTSPSVLKNIQASSASEGLPPPKPKQVRKRRAGPAKKDGGLPKSYLMGVFKHFAKTKVAADVYPVLKEIMDKFFDRLAEDLETYAVHARRKTLEVADAELLLKRQGYVNDKVPVEVLIEKYLRMDQRRLLIPIATSGNVVIPKKR from the exons ATGGATCCTACGGAGGACTTGTCTGCTCGGGTCCTGCTGAAACATATTCTCAGCACAGAGCCGCCCAGGACTCCCATCACCCGCAG TGCCTTCCTACAGCAGAGTACCAGTGCCATCAGGCGCAGCAGTAGACTGAGCAACAAAGATGCTGGTGCCCAAACCCCACAGAACATCCTAAGGCGCagcatgaaacacaaaatacGTGAG AGTATAACCAGGACGTCCTTGCCCGCCACTAAAAGGAGGACCGCCTCGATTGTGCTCAGAAAGACCAACACGCCAGCCCCATCCTCGGTGCTGTTTGATGATGGAGACACGCCGAGGCACATACTCATGAACATCCTGCGGACAG AGCCTGCGAGGTCCCCTGTGGTTCATGAAAAATCCGCATCAGAGGAGACACAGCCACCTTCAGCCAACTCCAGCATTACCTGCAAACGTACTAG CATTGAGTTGTCAGGGCTGGACCTGCCTGATATAACAATTGGCAATGCAGTCAGTACTGCAAGGGGACTGAGCAGAAAGAGACCACGTCGGAGCCTTAATGTAACTGCTTTTGAAAAGCGTCTTAAAGATGGAAATG ATcttgaagaggaaaatgaagaatCACTTGGTGACCATTCATCGCTTTCTTTGTCAAG TTCCACTTCTCTGAGCCTAAAAACACCCTTTGTGGATGTTCGGACGGAGAGAAGGGGCCTGCAGAGGAGAGTGTCCAACCGTCGGAAAATCACAGAGGACGAATTTGGCGCAGCTGTGAATAAAAGGCAGATGGGAG GAGCGAGCAGCTTTGCACTGGTGGAGAAGGGTCTGAGCGAGACCACCTACTCTGAGGGCTTCACTTTGAACCTCAGCAAACTCAGTGAACCTGATATCACGACCGACATTGTCCACTGTAACACGGCTCTCTACGCCCAGTCCGATGCCTTGACCTCCAACCTTTCCATTGTTGCAACACAGGACAAACCCACGGTGATGGCGTCTCAGCTTCAGAGACATATGCtggagatggagcaggaggagcagatgGAAACAGAGCCGGAGAAAGAGAAGTCTCTGTATCTGTTTCCGACTGAAGAGGAGGTTGTGGCAGAACGTCCGAATGAAGAATGTTTTTCTCAGCTGGAAGATGATGTGGATGAAGCTGAATCTcaaaaagaggaggggaagacTACACCCGATGGTCAACCTGAGGACGCTGCAGCAGTGCTGAcatctgaggaagaggaaggtgcAGCTCAGACTCAGACTAGTGTAAAGGATGATACAGCTGAGTCTGAGGAAGTTGAGAACAAAGTGGAGGCTGAAGCAGGAGTGGAAGGTGCAGCTGATTCTCAGACTGAAGAGGATGCTGCAACCGGGTCTCagtctgaggaagaggaagttgCAGCATACTCTCAaactaaagaagaagaagaagaggaggaagaagaagaagaagaggaggaggtggtaggagaagaagaagaagaagaagaagaaggtggagTCGATTCCCAGTCTGAAGAGGATGTTGCGGTCATATCTCAATCTGACAAGGAGGAGGTCGCACCAGACTCACAAACCGAAGAAGAAGATGATCCAGTTGAGTCTCAAACTCAAGACGAAGGTGCTGTTAACTCtcagtctgaggaggaggagggcgttACAGAATATCAGAGTAATCAAGAGGTTCCTGCAGCCAGTTCTCAGTCTGAAGAAGAGGGTGGTTTGACTGATAGTCAAGCTGAAGATGAGCATGATGGTGAGCTGGCATCAAAACAACTGGAACGTGACCTGGAACAAATCGGTCGAAGGGCTCATCGCTCTGAGGGCCGACTCATTATGCCTGTTACAGGAGCAGAGGGGGATTTTACAGATCCCGCAGAGGCTG GATGGTCTGATGGCAGGTCCAAAGCCAACAGTGCTATTGATTTGCACAGCAGCCTGGGAATGGGAAGCCACGAGACCGGTCAGCCTCATACTGGGACCCCTGACTTGGCCGAGTCCTCAAACCAAGAACACACCGAAGCTTCTCGTACAGAAACCGAGCCTGACGCAGATAAAGAGAACTCCTTTCATCTTCCGGAGGTGACGCATGATACTGAAGACAGCGGGCACCTGAGTGACGATCCGTCTGAAGACGCTGCAGCTCAGGATCCTGCcgctcaggaggaggaggaggaggaggaggaggagtgggaggatGACGAAGATGGGGAAGAAACTGAAG AGGTCCCCAGCAAGACTCCAGAATTTGTCAGAGAGAAAATCAAGCTGTTTCCCACTGATCTTCTGACATCACCATCTGTTCTCAAGAATATTCAAGCCAG CAGTGCAAGTGAAGGTTTGCCTCCACCTAAACCCAAGCaggtgagaaagaggagggcAGGGCCGGCGAAAAAGGACGGAGGCCTTCCTAAGAGCTACCTTATGGGTGTGTTTAAGCACTTTGCCAAAACGAAAGTCGCTGCAGATGTCTACCCTGTCCTAAAAGAAAT AATGGATAAATTCTTTGACCGGCTGGCGGAGGACTTGGAGACGTATGCTGTCCATGCAAGGAGAAAAACCTTAGAGGTTGCAGATGCTGAACTACTATTAAAAAG ACAGGGGTATGTGAATGACAAGGTGCCAGTGGAAGTCCTTATTGAAAAGTATCTTCGCATGGACCAGCGCAGGCTCCTGATCCCCATAGCAACCAGTGGAAACGTGGTTATCCCAAAAAAGAGATGA
- the pth3r gene encoding parathyroid hormone 3 receptor — MSSAHGTGVLALFHCVMIVTALIDSDDVITREEQIYVLIGAHAKCERNIQAQMALVKEGNCIPEWDGIICWPWSRAGHLVSVLCPEYIYDFNHRGRAYRQCDASGNWEQVPSINRTWANYTECTTYLTSNHRSQEVVFERLHLMYTVGYSISLAALLVAVSILCYFKRLHCTRNYIHIHLFTSFICRAVSIFVKDAVLYSISDDSNAEFTTQKPYMASCKVAVTLFLYFVATNHYWILVEGLYLHSLIFMAFLSDKNYLWALTIIGWGVPAVFVSIWVSARASLADTQCWDISAGNLKWIYQVPILSAIVVNFLLFVNIIRVLASKLWETNTGKLDPRQQYRKLLKSTLVLMPLFGVHYMVFMALPYTEVTGLLWQVQMHYEMFFNSSQGFFVAFIYCFCNGEVQAEVKKAWLRRSLALDLKQKARMTSSGGGGSCYYGGMMSYTTTHSVSLSAANPRALSFAGGVVGSGGAAAGGLGVRPPRHSTLPPQTSLPGYVPADTKTSSPQQELAVRKPGGTESGVFARHVRASKGSHDKSQGASPAQTPGAEDPDSCLSLKELETIL; from the exons ATGTCATCTGCACATGGAACTGGTGTCTTGGCTCTTTTCCACTGTGTGATGATAGTGACTGCACTG ATTGactctgatgatgtcatcacacGAGAAGAGCAGATCTATGTCCTGATTGGTGCTCACGCCAAGTGTGAGAGGAACATCCAGGCACAAATGGCCCTCGTTAAAG AAGGTAACTGTATCCCAGAGTGGGATGGGATCATCTGCTGGCCGTGGAGCAGAGCGGGTCATCTGGTTTCAGTGCTGTGTCCAGAGTACATCTACGACTTCAACCACAGAG GGCGTGCCTACCGCCAGTGTGATGCGTCAGGTAACTGGGAGCAGGTGCCCAGCATCAACCGCACTTGGGCCAACTACACCGAATGCACCACATACCTGACCTCCAACCACAGGAGCCAAGAGGTG GTGTTTGAGAGGCTCCATCTCATGTACACTGTCGGCTACTCCATTTCTCTGGCTGCACTGCTGGTGGCCGTCTCCATTCTCTGCTATTTCAA GCGTCTTCACTGCACACGCAATTACATCCACATTCACCTGTTCACCTCCTTCATATGTCGAGCAGTCAGCATTTTCGTAAAGGACGCTGTTCTCTACTCCATATCTGACGACAGTAATGCTGAGTTCACCACACAGAAGCCTTATATG GCCAGCTGTAAAGTCGCTGTTACTCTCTTCCTTTATTTCGTGGCGACCAATCATTATTGGATCCTGGTGGAGGGGTTGTACCTACATAGCCTCATCTTCATGGCCTTCCTCTCTGACAAGAACTACCTATGGGCCCTCACCATCATCGGCTGGG GTGTTCCAGCTGTGTTCGTGTCAATTTGGGTCAGTGCACGAGCGTCTctggcagacacaca ATGTTGGGACATCAGTGCAGGAAATCTGAAGTGGATCTACCAAGTTCCTATTCTGTCAGCCATTGTT GTGAATTTCCTCCTCTTCGTCAACATAATACGTGTCCTGGCCTCTAAACTGTGGGAAACAAACACTGGTAAATTGGACCCGCGGCAGCAATATCG GAAGCTGCTTAAGTCCACATTGGTCCTGATGCCCCTGTTTGGAGTTCACTACATGGTGTTCATGGCTCTTCCCTACACTGAGGTCACAGGGCTGTTGTGGCAGGTCCAAATGCATTATGAGATGTTCTTCAACTCATCTCAG GGCTTTTTTGTGGCGTTTATCTACTGTTTCTGCAATGGGGAG GTGCAGGCAGAGGTAAAGAAGGCCTGGTTAAGACGCAGCCTCGCGCTGGACCTCAAACAGAAAGCCAGGATGACCAGCAGCGGCGGCGGAGGCAGCTGCTACTACGGCGGCATGATGTCATACACCACCACCCACAGTGTCAGCCTGTCTGCCGCCAACCCCAGAGCTCTGTCCTTCGCTGGAGGTGTGGTGGGCtcaggtggagctgctgctggagggttAGGGGTGAGGCCGCCACGCCACAGCACTCTCCCCCCGCAAACCAGCCTGCCTGGATACGTGCCCGCTGACACTAAGACCTCCAGCCCCCAACAGGAGCTGGCTGTACGGAAGCCAGGGGGGACAGAGTCTGGAGTGTTTGCCAGGCATGTCAGAGCTAGCAAGGGGAGTCATGACAAAAGCCAAGGAGCATCTCCAGCCCAAACCCCTGGAGCAGAAGATCCAGACAGCTGCTTATCTCTGAAAGAGCTGGAGACCATCTTGTGA
- the rundc3ab gene encoding RUN domain-containing protein 3A, which yields MEPGCVQAAMAMGDISKKASARNVAVERKNLITVCRFSVKTLLEKYTAEPIDDSSEEFINFAAILEHILSHRFKGSGSWFDGQRSYWDYIRLACAKVPNSCISSIESMENISTSRAKGRAWIRVALMEKRLSEYIATALRDSRTTRRFYAEGAIVLREEATVLTGMLIGLGAIDFSFCLKGEALDGKSSAVIDFTPYLKFTQSYDYLSDDDDRQSVDSSTSDDSVPEHPYIPLVTDEESWSTKCRKMEQRFKIVNAQKGYLEELVRLRESQLKNTETENKRLKARLEELQGHSLQEKKELEAIVLELQEQLTSLIPCDSNHLAKNLSIPLVNQWPTLQPYNSEDDVKLFRRRSFPSTELLSVEISLDSDSQRTEGKQNGGAWCTEKDYTPSMMGLCGSLASIPSCKSLASLKSSECLVNISTENSPALSPS from the exons ATGGAGCCCGGCTGTGTGCAGGCAGCGATGGCCATGGGAGATATCTCTAAAAAAGCGTCGGCTCGAAACGTGGCGGTGGAGCGAAAAAACCTCATCACCGTGTGCAG GTTTTCAGTAAAGACGCTGTTGGAGAAATACACAGCTGAGCCAATAGATGATTCATCTGAGGAATTCATCAATTTTGCAGCCATCCTTGAACACATCCTCAGCCACCGTTTTAAAG GCTCCGGTAGCTGGTTCGATGGTCAGAGGAGTTACTGGGACTACATCCGTCTAGCCTGCGCCAAAGTCCCCAACAGCTGCATCAGCAGCATTGAGAGCATGGAAAACATCAGCACCTCACGAGCCAAG GGGCGAGCCTGGATAAGAGTGGCGCTGATGGAGAAGAGGCTGTCTGAATACATCGCTACAGCACTGAGGGACAGCAGAACAACCAG GAGGTTCTATGCAGAAGGAGCCATCGTGTTGAGAGAGGAAGCCACGGTCCTAACAGGGATGCTCATAGGACTCGGAGCCATAGACTTCAG TTTCTGTCTGAAGGGGGAGGCCTTGGATGGGAAATCGTCTGCTGTGATTGACTTCACACCGTACTTGAAATTCACACAAAG CTACGATTACCTGAGCGATGATGACGATCGACAGAGCGTTGACAGCAGCACAAGTGACGACAGCGTCCCCGAGCACCCTTATATCCCCCTGGTCACTGACGAGGAGAGCTGGAGCACAAAGTGTCGCAAGATGGAGCAGAGGTTCAAGATCGTCAATGCTCAGAAG GGTTACCTGGAGGAGCTTGTGCGGCTGCGCGAGTCTCAGTTgaagaacacagaaacagagaacaAGAGGCTAAAGGCCcgactggaggagctgcagggccACAGCCTACAGGAGAAGAAGGAACTGGAGGCCATCGTCCTGGAGCTTCAGGAACAACT GACAAGCTTGATCCCTTGTGACTCCAACCACCTGGCCAAAAACCTTTCAATCCCTTTGGTCAACCAGTGGCCGACGCTCCAGCCATACAACAGTGAAGATGATGTCAAGCTCTTTCGCAG GCGGAGTTTCCccagcacagagctgctgtcagtggAGATCAGCCTGGATTCAGACTCCCAGAGGACTGAGGGCAAACAGAACGGAGGAGCCTGGTGCACAG AAAAGGACTACACCCCCTCCATGATGGGCCTGTGTGGGTCTTTGGCCTCCATCCCAAGCTGCAAGTCTCTGGCAAGCCTCAAGTCCAGCGAGTGCCTGGTGAACATCAGCACGGAGAACAGTCCTGCCCTCTCTCCCAGCTAG
- the LOC139220378 gene encoding protein FAM117A-like, translated as MSGRSGVAQIRGAALGPQPLKATIPYQLSSKPRSLRRDGKPAGKAKPHQLSSGMRRTMSLDAIIGPYLQGHWPKEPEGQSSLSRKDKSTQTPDSWSDKSQSRRGSSSHKRSASWGSAEHLREIAKLKQQLQQRSKHAVSGGHDGDRQGGFPQGSCSLGTTQTQPIPIPLAPLSTLVPRLRCSVEGLNQELEGMFICQPPHPQHRLLEVPDGHRAPVPPQSCSSGSQSDPTTTLLSSSSSSSSPRSPPAYISTSPPSLEVAHLDLHQGLMDSAEMCLLSPCSSQNEADLPLPLLMSSSPGPNKSCCFQREPPEGCEKVRVCEEASTPHQLKPALISSCPDPNKVNFTPHGGSAFCPVSLLKPLLPSMDLLFRSLAVSPAGSCSSQGTSSCQAVSSGHQAAPPDPPASTGAMGESSGEGLAF; from the exons ATGTCAGGCCGGAGTGGAGTTGCACAGATCCGGGGAGCCGCTTTGGGTCCACAGCCCCTCAAGGCCACTATTCCCTATCAGCTGTCCAGCAAGCCTCGATCCCTCCGGAGAGATGGAAAACCAG CTGGAAAGGCCAAACCACACCAGCTGAGCTCTGGCATGAGGCGGACGATGTCCCTTGACGCCATCATCGGGCCGTACCTGCAGGGACACTGGCCGAAAGAACCAGAGGGCCAGAGCAGCCTGTCTCGCAAGGACAAGTCCACTCAG aCCCCAGACTCATGGTCGGATAAATctcagagcaggagagggagcagcagcCACAAACGGTCGGCATCATGGGGCAGCGCTGAGCATCTGCGAGAG ATTGCTAAACtaaaacaacagctgcagcagcgcAGCAAACATGCAGTCTCAGGGGGGCATGATGGAGACCGCCAGGGTGGCTTTCCTCAGGGGAGCTGTAGCCTGGGAACTACTCAG ACTCAGCCAATTCCCATCCCTCTGGCTCCCCTGTCTACGCTGGTCCCTCGACTCCGCTGCAGCGTGGAAGGCCTCAACCAGGAGCTGGAGGGCATGTTCATCTGCCAGCCGCCGCACCCTCAGCACAGG CTCCTTGAGGTTCCAGACGGTCACCGGGCTCCAGTTCCCccgcagagctgcagcagtggatCTCAGAGTGAccccaccaccacactcctctcctcatcttcctcctcctcctctccccgcTCCCCTCCCGCCTACATCTCCACCTCCCCACCCAGCTTAGAAGTTGCACATCTGGATCTGCACCAAG GTCTGATGGACAGTGCAGAGATGTGCCTCCTGTCTCCGTGCTCCTCCCAGAATGAGGCCGACCTCCCCCTGCCTCTGCTGATGTCGTCCTCTCCAGGTCCCAACAAAAGCTGCTGCTTCCAGAGAGAGCCTCCAGAGGGCTGCGAAAAGGTCCGCGTGTGTGAGGAAGCCAG CACTCCACACCAACTCAAGCCGGCCCTCATCTCCTCCTGCCCGGACCCCAACAAGGTGAACTTCACCCCCCACGGAGGCTCAGCCTTCTGCCCCGTCAGCCTCCTCAAGCCCCTGCTCCCCTCCATGGACCTGTTGTTCCGCAGCCTCGCCGTCTctccagcaggcagctgctcGAGCCAGGGGACAAGCTCCTGCCAGGCGGTGTCCTCCGGCCACCAGGCTGCTCCTCCAGATCCTCCTGCCAGCACCGGTGCCATGGGAGAAAGCTCGGGGGAGGGCCTCGCTTTCTGA
- the LOC139219943 gene encoding cytochrome c oxidase subunit NDUFA4-like has translation MSSTLAVVAKQLKNHPALIPLFIFIGGGVTMSGLYLGRLALKNPDVSWDRKNNPEPWNNMEPNQQYKLFAITMDYSKLKKEGPDF, from the exons ATGTCGTCCACGTTGGCAGTTGTCGCCAAGCAGCTCAAGAACCATCCAGCT CTCATccccctcttcatcttcatcggTGGCGGGGTAACCATGAGCGGCTTGTACTTGGGTCGGCTAGCTCTGAAAAACCCGGATGTCTC ATGGGATCGTAAGAACAACCCTGAGCCCTGGAACAACATGGAGCCCAATCAGCAGTACAAA cTTTTCGCAATTACCATGGACTACTCCAAGCTGAAGAAGGAAGGGCCTGATTTCTAA